The proteins below come from a single Cognatishimia sp. WU-CL00825 genomic window:
- a CDS encoding SDR family oxidoreductase: MVWPNKCFDGAHVLVTGATSGIGEGIALAFAEAGARVTVTGATPGEVQTAQSNHAAFDVQQLDVRDDTQVKALIGSFERLDHVVNCAGVIRRSEEHQPEVFADVVDINLTGTMRVCAAARGLLKTSKGTIVNMASMLSFFGGGSVPAYSASKGGISQLTKSLAIAYAPDGIRVNAIAPGWIATPLTSALQSDEVRSKAILDRTPLNRWGTPEDVAGGAVFLSSPMSQFVTGTVLPIDGGYLVT; the protein is encoded by the coding sequence ATGGTCTGGCCAAATAAGTGTTTTGACGGAGCACATGTCCTAGTCACCGGTGCCACCTCTGGCATCGGTGAGGGGATTGCGCTGGCGTTCGCCGAGGCTGGTGCGCGTGTCACTGTCACAGGGGCAACCCCTGGCGAAGTGCAAACCGCGCAAAGCAATCACGCTGCGTTTGATGTACAGCAGTTGGATGTGCGCGACGACACGCAGGTGAAGGCATTGATCGGGTCGTTTGAACGTCTCGATCATGTGGTGAATTGTGCGGGCGTCATTCGGCGCAGTGAAGAGCACCAACCCGAGGTCTTTGCCGATGTGGTGGATATCAACCTCACGGGCACCATGCGCGTATGCGCCGCTGCCCGCGGTCTTCTGAAAACATCGAAAGGAACCATCGTGAACATGGCATCGATGTTGTCGTTTTTTGGCGGGGGATCGGTTCCTGCATACTCTGCATCGAAAGGCGGGATTTCCCAGTTGACCAAATCACTTGCCATCGCCTACGCCCCTGATGGCATTCGAGTGAACGCCATTGCGCCGGGTTGGATTGCGACACCGCTGACCTCGGCGCTTCAATCAGACGAGGTTCGTAGCAAAGCCATTTTGGATCGAACCCCCTTAAATCGTTGGGGAACGCCTGAGGATGTAGCTGGCGGGGCCGTCTTTCTTTCGTCGCCGATGTCTCAATTCGTTACCGGAACGGTGCTTCCCATCGACGGAGGATATCTTGTCACTTGA
- a CDS encoding amino acid ABC transporter ATP-binding protein has product MEAVKLEKVSKWYGAFQVLTDVDLSVKQGEKIVICGPSGSGKSTLIRCINHLEKHQKGKIIVDGIELTDKLKDIDAVRSEVGMCFQHFNLFPHLSILDNCTLAPRLVRKTPRKEAEDIAMEFLEKVKIPDQAHKYPGQLSGGQQQRVAIARSLCMKPRIMLFDEPTSALDPEMIKEVLDTMVELASEGMTMLCVTHEMGFARRVADRVIFMDAGQIVEQNDPDSFFDAPQHTRTKDFLQQLLH; this is encoded by the coding sequence ATGGAAGCAGTAAAACTTGAAAAAGTCAGCAAATGGTATGGGGCGTTCCAGGTTCTGACGGATGTTGATCTATCGGTGAAACAGGGTGAGAAGATCGTCATCTGCGGCCCATCAGGATCGGGGAAATCGACGCTTATTCGCTGTATCAATCATCTGGAAAAACACCAAAAGGGCAAGATCATCGTTGATGGCATCGAGCTGACCGACAAGTTAAAAGACATCGATGCCGTGCGATCAGAAGTCGGCATGTGTTTTCAGCATTTCAACCTCTTTCCGCATCTCAGCATTCTGGACAATTGCACATTGGCGCCCCGTCTGGTCCGCAAAACGCCCCGCAAAGAGGCCGAAGACATCGCCATGGAGTTCCTCGAAAAGGTCAAGATCCCGGATCAGGCACATAAATACCCCGGCCAGCTATCGGGTGGTCAGCAACAGCGTGTCGCCATTGCCCGATCGCTTTGCATGAAGCCCCGGATCATGTTGTTTGACGAGCCGACCTCAGCGCTTGACCCTGAGATGATCAAAGAAGTTCTTGATACGATGGTCGAACTGGCCAGCGAAGGCATGACCATGCTGTGCGTGACCCATGAAATGGGCTTTGCCCGGCGCGTTGCAGATCGGGTGATTTTCATGGATGCAGGCCAGATCGTCGAACAGAACGATCCGGATTCATTCTTTGATGCCCCCCAGCACACGCGCACCAAAGACTTCCTCCAGCAATTGTTGCACTAA
- a CDS encoding 2,4'-dihydroxyacetophenone dioxygenase family protein translates to MPIEDTKTDPRMPYQYDNPAECLPDIVIPDGIPEDERVWVPQAENVSFRPLILNRSQGYWMNLLRVRKSGVLSRHRHPQAVHGWVLKGRWHYLEHDWEAREGGFVYEPPGETHTLIVPDDVEEMITLFQVQGVMYYVDPWGKGIGYEDVFTKIDLCRKHYEAVGLGADYVDQFIR, encoded by the coding sequence ATGCCTATAGAAGATACAAAAACCGACCCACGGATGCCTTATCAGTACGACAATCCGGCGGAATGCTTGCCTGATATCGTCATCCCTGATGGCATTCCAGAAGATGAGCGGGTCTGGGTACCGCAAGCCGAGAACGTCTCGTTCCGGCCGCTGATCCTCAACCGCAGCCAAGGCTATTGGATGAACTTGCTGCGCGTGCGCAAATCCGGTGTCCTGTCGCGCCACCGCCACCCACAAGCGGTCCATGGTTGGGTACTCAAAGGGCGTTGGCATTATCTCGAGCACGACTGGGAAGCGCGCGAAGGCGGATTTGTGTACGAACCTCCCGGCGAAACTCACACGCTGATTGTGCCTGACGATGTGGAGGAAATGATCACGCTGTTTCAGGTTCAGGGCGTTATGTACTACGTCGATCCTTGGGGCAAAGGTATCGGATATGAGGATGTCTTCACCAAAATCGATCTTTGCCGCAAGCACTATGAAGCAGTTGGGCTCGGCGCGGATTATGTTGACCAATTTATTCGCTAG